TCTGATATAGTTCTATTCTCTAATGTCTATCTGGCGTCTATGCAAATGGGCATATGGCTAGATGCAGGGATATCAACCCCAGCaagcaagagaacaaaggTTAACcttcaacaaagaaacagCACACGTTCATTGCGGATATCAAAATACGCTATCATTCAAACATTTTTTACAGGCAGGGATTGGATTTCGTCAATCATTTCTTCAGGCCCAGGAGGTTAATGCTCTTAGGACGCTCGATGGGCAGGCCGAGGGCACGGTCCCAGATGAGCTGGACGAGAGGGCCCAGAGCACGGCTGACACCGAAGGTGACGGTGTAGTAGAGGGGCTGCTGGAATCCGTAGTGGTAGAAGAGAACACCAGACGCGGCGTCAACATTGGGGTGGGGGTTCTTGGTCTAGTATCGTTAGCACAGGTAGCTTGGAAAAGGCCGAGACAATTATTTACCTTTCCATGTTCCGTAAGAACACCAGGGGCGATCTCGGAATTCTTCTTGACCAATTGGAAGACAGGGTTGGCCAGGACATCAGGGCGAGTGGCAGCAAAGTCCATGAGAGCCTCGAAACGAGGGTCAGGCTTGCGGAGGACACCATGGCCGTAGCCAGGGACGACACGGCCCGACTTCAGGGTGTCCCAGAGGTAGGTACGAACGTCCTCGTCAGTGAACTTGGTTccgatcttctcctgcaTGGACAGGATCCACCGCAGGACTTCCTGGGCAGCAAGGCCGTGCAGAGGTCCGGCAAGACCCAAAAGACCCGCACTGTAGCTCAGGAAGGGGTCGCTCAGGGCGCTTCCAACCAAGTGGGTAGCGTGGGCAGACACGTTACCGCCCTCGTGGTCACCGTGCAGGGCCAAGTACAGACGCAGCAAATCGTGGAAGTCCTGGTTCTGTTGACCACCTTTGCCGAGTAGCTCTGCGAAGTTGTAAGACCAATCCTGGCTCACGTCGAGAGCTTGGGTGCCAACAGCGTCGATCTCCTCGGGGCGGAAGACCAATGCGGCGACACGGGGGATCTTGGCCAGCAACGAGATGCTGTCGTCGAATGTGGGCTCCCAGTAATCGGCCTTGTTCAGGCCCTTCTCGTAGGCCTTGGCGAACTGCGACTCAGTGTTCAGAGCAGCGACGGCGATCGACAGCTGTGTCATGGGGTGCATGTTGCGGGGGAAGGACTTAATGAGGTCCAGGATGTGCTGAGGGAGGTGGGACTTCTCGGCCAATTCGCGCGAGAAGGCGCGCACCTGGCTGGTCGAGGGGACCTGTCCCGTCAGGAGGAGCCAGAACATGGCTTCGGGCAACATCTCGGTACCGGAGGTACCCTTAGGGAGCTCCTTCTGACAATCCTTGATGGTCTTGCCGTGGAAGCGGATCCCCTCATCGGGATCAAGGACCGAGCCCTCCCAGAGCATCGACTTGAGACCACGCATACCACCAATGACATTGGCAACTTTGACCTCACCAATCACATCGTCACCCCGTTGTTTCACCTGCTGGAAGAGTTCACGTTTGGCGGGGATGACCGCCTTGAGGGCGGACTTCAGATCGGGTTCCGCCGTCGCATAAGATCTGCGAGAGGTATACTGAGCCAATAGGCGCGAAGACTGTCACAATGGCTAGATTTAGTCTTTGCATTAGGGTGATACCAGTTACGATCGGGAACTAACCTGAGCCAGCTTGGTAGCATGGCGAGTGGTTCGCATGGGCATGGCCATGGTGtgttttatttattgatGGTGGAGAAAAGGCCCGTAGAATTACACTCAACACAGGAGCACTGCTTTGTGTCGAAGTCTAGCGGGGAGGACGATGGGagtttttaaatttagaGTGAAGGTAcacaaggaagagaagaaaacagcgAAAGGAGGGAGCACGAATTATACGCCGAGGGCCCCCTTGCACGCCAGACCGATTTGAACGCCCGGTTGGCCGCGGAGGAACGGTGAAGGTGACAGGAAGGTACCGAGGCAATCCAACGGCTGCATGCGGAGTGTCCAACCAACAcccatcattcttttctaaGGGTCTAATCACACCACTTCTCTCTCACGGTCGGATGGAAGGATGTAATTGCTAGTATGGCTCTACTACTATACCTTTTATAGGGAATAAAGAGAcataatttttctatattcttGACCCCTATGaatatttgtttttgttgttgttaccGAGGGTCGGGTATTCCTCCAAAGGGATGTGATGGACCATATGCTTCGGGATAAGCTGATAGTCGATCATCGGCAGACGGGATGATTGTTTAATCCACTGTATGTGGGTTAGGATAGACGTGCGAACTACATCGATCAAGAAGAGCTCTATAGAAGTGTTCCATAACGCAACAGCAAGGGATATAAAATCGGCTACTCCTCTCCATGTATTCAGATTGATTGTTTGGATGAGAGACTCCGTCCCCGTCACGATATCCGCGGGTTGGCGGATCCGGCGTGCGGGGTAATCCCGATGTGGATTAGCCTTCCTCGGGGTGAAAGTTCTttatgcctgaggcatgaaCGCCAAGCCAGCACCGCCACATACGGCACCTGGCCAGACCAATACAAGCCATccatgcctcaggcacccAGCACCCACCGGGGCTGAGCCAACAATCAGGGCCCACGCAAAGGCGGTGTATTCTGATTGGTGAAAATCCTGCTCCCCTGCGCCTCAGGCAGAGATTTTTACCCGCGCCCAATCACAAAGGAACTTATCAGCGgcccaaaaaaaaataatcgCCGCCCCGCCATCATTATCAGTGATCTTTCTTTCCAGTTCAGCCTGgattttttcctttccctcttgtCTCTTCACTCtcccctctttcctttctcttgttcATATACCCTGTTGTTTGTGTTGAAGACGGATCCTCGTCCAGAGGCCGATCTGACGTTTGGATTTTCTTCAAAAAGTTTTGAATTTTGTgtagattttcttttctgtacttttcatttctcctttgtggtattttcaattttccaCCAGGCTCCGACGACGCCGCTTTAGTGGCTTACCGACTTAGCGCAAAGGTTGAAGCGAAAGAACACACTCCGGCGAGAGACGCACTGCATTTAAGATCGCCCTATATATCAGAGAATGCCTCATTCCGAACCTACCACCATGGCTACCGCTGTTTCCAAGACCCCATCTACCGTCCCTCCCACCCCAGAGGAGATCTCGTCCCTTTTTAACACCATCTTTACCGCAGAGACCTCTCAGCAGTCTCTCGATGCATCCTACGCCTTGACCAATTTGTTGATTCAAAGTGTCGGCTGTCTCGGCTTTCAAAAATACGACGTCTTGTCGCAAGTCAAGAAGGCGGCGAGCGATAAGAAGAATGGCGCCCGCCGTGAGAGTGCCATGCTGATCATCGGCGCTCTGTTCGAACGTTTCCCCCGCGAACACCCTCTGAGCGAAgtcatattcctcctccaagaCGGCGGCGTGCTTGATATTGCCCTCGATGCGTTGGCCGACAAGGGCGCAGTGGTTCGCGACGCCGCTCAGTATGCAATCGATGCCTTGTTTGCTGGCCTCAAGCCCGAATCGATGGCCAATGGCCTCCTTCCTGCCCTGTCTGCTTATCTCAGTCGCGGCACCGGTAAGTGGCAGGGCTTTGTCGGCGCATACTCcctcattgagaagatgGCCGTCAAAGCGCAGATGGGTAACGGaaccatggaagaagagcgtgaGAAGGATATACTGCGCGAGGCGATGGGCAAGACTCTGAAAGACTTGATTCCTCTGGTGGAGTCCGGCATGCACGATCTAAAGGCTGAAGTGGCTAAGCGGGCTTGCAAGGCCATGAACGCGGTTACCACTCTGTTGTCCAACGATGATGTTGCCCCTCGTATCCCTCTTTTGATCAAGACCATGGAGCAGCCGTCCGAGAAGACCCTACAGGATGCCATCCATGCCTTGTCGCAAACCACTTTTGTCGCCATTGTTACCTCTCCCGTTCTGGCCTTGCTCACTCCATTGCTGGAACGCTCGCTGAACGCCCCGACAACACCCCAAGAGACTTTGCGTCGCACTGTCGTGGTTGTGGAGAATCTGACAAAACTCGTGCATGATCCCTCCGAGGCACGTACCTTCTTGCCCAAGCTCATCCCCGGTGTACAGGCTGTCAAGGATCGTGCTTCCCTCCCGGAAGTTCGAGAGCTTGCCACCCGCGCCTTGAGCGTGAtggagaaggccatgagCGACAGCAATGTTCACGCTGGATCTGTCACCAAGACCACTCCGGATGAGGTTCTCGCCGTCTTGGATGCTCAGATTCAGGCCAACGGCGGCCTTGCTGTGCCCGAGGCGCATACGCTTTTCGAGCTCGGTAAGACTTACATCGCGGAGATGGTCCGTGAAGATGTGAACTGCCGCATGCACGACCGTATTCCAATCTGTGTCGCCCCCTACCTGCGTGGTTTGCTACCGGAGGATAAGCACGACGCTGTCGCCTCCGCTCTTCAGGCACATTTCATCGAGGAAGATCACCGCAAGTTTGGCAAGCCCGAACCCGATGATCCCAATGAGGTCGAGATTGTCAACGCCAACTTTTCCCTCGCCTACGGTGGAATGCTTCTTCTCAACCATACCAACCTGCGTTTGCTGAAGGGTCACCGGTATGGTCTTTGTGGTCGCAATGGAGCTGGCAAGTCTACTCTCATGCGCAGTATCGCCAACGAGAAGCTGGAGGGCTTCCCCCCGCAGGATGTTGTTCGTA
This Aspergillus flavus chromosome 1, complete sequence DNA region includes the following protein-coding sequences:
- a CDS encoding putative citrate synthase Cit1 encodes the protein MAMPMRTTRHATKLAQSSRLLAQYTSRRSYATAEPDLKSALKAVIPAKRELFQQVKQRGDDVIGEVKVANVIGGMRGLKSMLWEGSVLDPDEGIRFHGKTIKDCQKELPKGTSGTEMLPEAMFWLLLTGQVPSTSQVRAFSRELAEKSHLPQHILDLIKSFPRNMHPMTQLSIAVAALNTESQFAKAYEKGLNKADYWEPTFDDSISLLAKIPRVAALVFRPEEIDAVGTQALDVSQDWSYNFAELLGKGGQQNQDFHDLLRLYLALHGDHEGGNVSAHATHLVGSALSDPFLSYSAGLLGLAGPLHGLAAQEVLRWILSMQEKIGTKFTDEDVRTYLWDTLKSGRVVPGYGHGVLRKPDPRFEALMDFAATRPDVLANPVFQLVKKNSEIAPGVLTEHGKTKNPHPNVDAASGVLFYHYGFQQPLYYTVTFGVSRALGPLVQLIWDRALGLPIERPKSINLLGLKK